GCAGACAATAAATATTCAATACTTCTTCCCCTTAAAAAAAAGAATCAAGCTGGTGGAAAATATTGCtgtttttatttcattcattAACAGAATATACTTCACTTTCCCGCGACTCGTCATATACACAGGTCTAAGAACGCAGCAACGACTTGTTCTCTGAATAAAGAAGAAAGCATTCTGTATGAAGCGCTTTCTCCCGAGTTCAGAACGGCACTGTCTTGCTCCTAATACGTCCCAATGTTTACATTACACTTGATGCAAGAAAGAGCAGCACTGGGCATGTGATGACTGCAGGACTTAAAAAGGAGGCATGAACTATACATAAAGGGTGGGAAGAGGGCTTGCTGTGCTTCGAAACTTTATAAGCACCACGAACCTCCTTGCTTGATGGAGACAGTTCTTGCGGCTTGGAAGACTGTGTAAAATGCAGTGTCGCTAAAAATGTAAACTCGGCCGACTCGATAGCATTAACATTGTGCAAAACAATAGATTTCTGTGGCCATCTCTACTGGATGTCTAGCCAAGCTGTGAAACAGCTCCATCTAGCTTTCTCTTAACTGGAAATGGCAGTGTTCGAGCAGCCCGATCGTTAGACGAAGCTCACTGCCCTTAGCAATGCTCATTAGATGCGGTGCAGAGCCTGCAATGATAGACATGTTGAACTACTCGTCAATCTTAGTCCCACTTAACGGGCTTTTTCTAACCATGCAGAGTCATCAAGTTAAATACATTATGTGCCAAAGAAAACATATATACGTCCCTTTTTGAAACATATCCCACAAGCACTGCCTGCAATTGGATGCAAACTGAACAATCTTGAAACAACGCTATCGCCATTAGAAAATGATGGAAGTACGGGTGCCTCTATCGAAATGTGAACAAGGAGCTCTACGGAGATGGCATGCATTTAAGCCTTTCGAAGGCTTCCTTCTCCAGTGTTTCCCTGTGGTCAGGGTGCGCTATGTTGATGAGAGCGTGCGCACGCTGGCGGATGCTCTTGCCGAAGAGCGAGGCGATCCCTTGCTCAGTGACAACATAGTGGACATGGCCGCGAGTCGTGACGACACCCGCGCCCTGCTTGATGTAGGTGCAGATCTTGCTGACCCCCTTGGCGGACACGGAAGGCATGGCCAGAATGGGCTTGCCCATTCCATCTTGGCAGATGGCCGCTCCTCGTAGGAAGTCCAGTTGCCCACCGAAACCTGCGAGATTTATGGATGACGTGGCGATGAGTAATTTTATGCAAATTTCGCAAACGCCAGTTAGAGCAAGCTTATCGTGGGTGCCCGTGTCGAACTAACCGCCATACAAACACATGCTCAGTTTTATATTTTTGGGAGGTTAAGATGTGATTGCGCATTATTGCCCTTGTTTTTAAACTGCGGCACTAAAAAGTGATTTCCCATAATATCAAATAAGCAGAGATGATATGGAAAGGTAAAGAATGAAAATCTAGAGAGCAGGTTGGCACGCAACAGTGTTGGTCGGCAATCTTGACACTGCCTCTATATAGTGTGTACGCTCCTATCTGATTGACACGAACCTTATTTTTTGTATTTGAGTAGATGAAAGAAGGGaaattttaagggctcgtttcttttttccttctttcttttttttggttaAGCACAGCATTAATAAAAACTAGCAAACAATAAACCGCTATGAGTGATCATGATAACCACATGTCGTTTCAGATCTCTTTAGTATCAAGATTACGTTCGCTCTGACGTAAAATTGGCTATGCTGAGACGTGCACTATAGATGCTGGAAGCAAAAGTATGTGAATCGCTATGGATCACAATGACTCAACCAAACGAGTTTTCAACTTGTCATGCCTTTTTCACATAGAACTATTCCATTACACGTAGCACCGGGACTGATCTAACTGGATATGTCCAATCTACATCTCAGAACTTCCTGTGGTGAGCAAGCATCGTCTACCAGTGTTAAAACGTGGTCATTGTGCTCGGTGTTGACATGAGCTGAGCAAGCGTTTATCTGGTGGTTTCACTTCTCTGACAACAAATTGCCCTAGCTGTGTAGTGTGCCATACATGGTAACGATTGGCCTTGTAAAGCTGCAACTGAAGCACCTGGCTGAAGGAATTACTTGAACTCGTCGCTGCAATGAGTGTCACACTCTTGTTATTCGGTCAACACCACGATACATATGTCTGCAGATGCAACCTCGTGTCTGAAAAAAACAACCACATTGCCAGAGTTATCGGTGGTTGTTCTCGAATTATTTTTAATTGTCCACATGCTTTTGCTGGTTATGAAGcatggaaacttgggcaagttgttAGAAGATACCTGAATGCCAATCTTGACTCTTGTGGACCTCGAGCAAAGAAAGGAGCACACGAAATCGTGTGCTCGTTACCCGACGTGAAACTTAGTCAAGCTCTTCAGAATGAAGAAAAGCAATACGCTGTCAAAAGATTTTTTTTCCGAGCCGAGAATCGCCTTATAGCGTTGCcggagtcaatgacctggtgcttgatcagcttcatggcatcccgagtcgagagccccgacTGAAAGCCAATCATATTGTTGGTAGCATTTGTTAGAGTCGAGGTGTGCAGTGAGGCGGTTGAGCATGACGTGCTCGGCCGCCTTCCCGACGCACGACGTCGGTGAGATTGGAATGAGGTTCTCGATGCTCAGTGCCTTACCCGGCTTGGGGATCAGTACTGTGCAGGCTACATTTCAGCTTTTAGGAATGAGACAACTGCACCAGATTTCGTTGATTTTGTCCGTAAGAAATACGATGAAGTCATCGTCGAGGTGCTTGAGCATTTTGTTGATTATCCCATCGGTTCAATAAGTAGATCTCCCGTTGAAGGATGCGAGAACCTGTTTGACCTCAGATActgtgtttctttttctgttaAAAGATGCAGCCTATATGCTTGGACAGCTGCCTGTTTCACCAAGTGCCCAGAAAAAATTGTCTTTTatgtgcatttttctttttttggcagtTGCGAGGTGTCAAAGGACTCCTACTGAAATAGGTGCTCTGAAGTCTTGGTTCAACTGCAGATACTCAAGTTCTTTTCAGATGCTTACCTGAGTAAATCCTTGTGCCAATAGAATCCGACACAACCTGGCCAGTGATGTCAACTTCTATGCAGGAGTTGATGGCAGTGACCTTCGGGTTCTGGCAGATGATTTGGGGGTTGTTGACGTAGGAAACGTCCAGCATCACTGCAGGTAAAAATCGCTTTGTAGAGATACACAGATGCAAACATTAAAGAGCTACAGCATTCACTTGCTGTCCATATTGTTAAAAATATATATAGATATTTTGCATTTGAACTGACCACTGCAGAAATGTTTGAGAGAACCCTGAAACACTTCTCACAGATGCATGCATGCTACACCGGCGGCGTAAGATGAACAGTGCCACAGCTGTCTATCACTGACATCATACGGTAGCTGGAATAGTAGTACTGTTATTTCGCACGGGGAAAGAGATTAATAATCATTATGGAACGACTTCTAGATATGCTGCATTTAGGAATAAAGCTTGTCATCTCTTTATGGTTCTTTGGTTTGTTTATTGGACTGAATGTCTCAAAGGCGACTCTGGCTATGAGAATCAgtgtagtagagggctctagaTAATTTTATATGGGGCAGTACCCCATAGCACATAGGTTTTTATATGTCGCCTCCGTCAAGGTGTGACCACTGCGGCTAGGATCCATCCTGTACCTTTCATACCGCGAGCGGAGCACCGCAGCGCCACATCAGCGGCTTCGTTTCTCGATGGCACAGTTAGCTAACTGAGCATGCAGTTGGTTGATCATGAGTCATTACTGCACCGAATAATCCTAGTGAAAGAATTTTCACCACCGACAAAAAACTGAGCTTGCTTGAAATTCACAGATTCAGTACAACAGCAGCAAGAGGCTAGCcttgaaaagaaaaggggggaaaaaaaaaaaagaactggggCATATCGAAGATGAGATATGCCACACTAACCGAGCCCAGCGTTGCAGTTCATGAAATCGAACAGCTTCTGGGTGCCAATGCAGAAGCTGCCCACAATCTTGCCCTTCTCGATGACCTTCTTGTTGTTTGTGATGCAACCCTCTTCAACAAGGTCGACCACACCGTCACTGAACATCTCCGAGTGGATTCCCAAGTCCTTGTGGCCCTTGAGGCAGCTCAACACAGCATCCGGAATTGACCCGATACCTGAGAACGTTAGGTTAGGAaagcataaaagaaaagaaaacatgagcttgcttttgttttgtttgttggtAGGGTTGCTCTCAGTCTCGGCCCAATTGGCGCTAAAGACAATAGGGCAAGATGTGCGATTACCTATAGGCAGACTGTGTATTAAAGAGAATCCTAAACACAGAAGGCAAATTACTTTCAAACAAGTTCTTGAAGGTGGTTGAATTACAGGGCCCAATGAAGCCACCAAGACACAAGTTATGGCAAACCTTtgtacattgaccactatttTCGTGCTGGATGAATCGTCTCGCCCACAGTGCCCACAAATGCTAGCAACAGAGTTGCCTCCAGAATGCACAGCACAATCCCTTGTCAAAGGGAACACTTGAATGCGCACCATTCATACTGTTGGCCCCCTAGTTGCAAGTGGATGTTGAAATATTGGTAGCGCAGTGTAGAAGTCTATTGAAATTAGTCAGAAATTTTAACCACCAGTTATCTTGCACAAATCTATGTTGCTATGTGTTTGTTGCATCTACTCATGAATGCCGTCCACAGAGGACATCTCAACTGAAGGAGACTAAGGCACTCCTGAAGTTGCCAAGAAAAACTAACTTGGACAGCAGCTGTGACAGCAATGTCTTGTATCACGCGAGCGTGACGGACTTGTACCTGACTGCATGTTTGTGTAAGTGCGGTGTcatgtgctctctctctctttccactctttctttttctttcaaccTCCCTTTTTCCATTCCCACAAGTTGGGCAGCAAACCGGTTTTCCTGaactggttaacttccctgcctttccttctccaCCACTTCTCTCTATGTTGCTACACTTTTGTAAGACTGCAAGATCCGGACATGTCCGCACCACTTTGTTACTACTGTATGCATTGCAATGCCAAGCACAAGGCTGCATTGACTCACCGAGCTGCAGCGTAGCGCCATTTTCGACCAGGTTGTCGGCAATGTTCTTGCCAATCTGCTTCTCCACGTCAGTCAGATTGGCCGGCTTATGTTCGGGCAGTTTGGCATTGTGCTTCACGAGGGCATCGAAATGCGAGATGTGGATGTTTCCGTCGCCCCACGTGCGCGGCATGTGTTCGTTCACCTGCCCTGAAAAGTGGCAGAGAGACTGCATGAAAAATAAAGTCTCTAAAAGGCTGGCCTATgcattgaaaaatatttcatgCCAGTTAAAAATTGGCAAAAATGGAATGACAGGAGTACAATGCATCTTTAGATATATGTCAGTTTGGTACACATGATGCACAAAAATATGGAATGTTTAAGATCCTCTAATCGTTTCGAGCTGCAATGTGCAAGGCATACAAAATGTGAAATGATATAATGGAGTTTGCAAATCTGTAGAGAGGGTGAAGAAGCAGAAGGGACACGGCGCTCTTCTCGGCCGTCACTCACTCTGTTCAATGTATCAGGTTAGTTATTTAGGCCGTTGTAATTGCTTTAGAAGCAGTGATGCCATGCTTTTTAGAGTGTCGTGTCCCATTAACAGTAAATGGCTTATCTGGACATGCTATGCTGTTTCTCGCGAGTGTATGGCTGCCGCATTGAATTGGTCTGTCTTGGAGGGTTACGATGTGGCCTCTCAGACATTACTACTCTTGGCTGGTGACATAGAACAAAACCCTGGCCCTATGTCTGTGCCTGAGCGAGAACAGATAAGTAAAATCGAAGAAATGCTAAAGGTTCTACAGTCGGGGCAGTTAACCGTGTTGGAAAAGCTGTCGGGCATTGCTAAAACTCAGGATGAGCTTCGGAAAAAGCTGGACGACGTGATTACTAAAACTAATGTAATTGAAAAGCGCCTTACTACACTAGAGGAAACAGAAAAGAAGTTCGCTGACAAACTAGACGacttagaaaacagaagccggaGATCAAACTTGGTATTCTTTGGAATACCAGATAGTCATCCAAAGGAAACTTGGGAAGAATCCGAAAATCTAGTTAAGTCTGTCTGTACGGATGTATTAAAGCTGGAAAATATAGCAATAGAAAGGGCTCATCGTCTCGGGGCCTACAAAACAGAAAGAATTCGTCCAATAATTGCTAGCTTTTCAGGGTCGAAAACAAGAGAATCTGTTCTGCGAAACGCATACAGATTCAAGGGGACGTCATACAGCGTATCAGAAGACTTCAGCAAGGCAGTTCAAGAAAAACGCCGGCAGCTTTGGATGTACggtaaagaaaaacagctcgacaAGAAAAATCGTGTACATTTAAGTTACGATAAGCTGGTAATCAATGGACAAGCATTTGCCTGGGATACTGACATGCACCAACCAGTTCCTCTTCGGGCGCATGCTCAGATATTGGGGCGGAAATGACATGATCATTCTAGCTTAAGAACAAATGGGAAATATACCATCACAAAAAGCTTTACACCAGTATTGTTGGTGGTCAATTGTCGAAGCCTAAAAAACAAAATTGATGATTTTACAATCTTACTTGAAACGGTGAAAGCGCAAATCGTTATGGGTACCGAATCATGGCTTGACGACACAGTTTCGGATGTAGAAATATTTCCGCCAGGTTTTACAGTGTACCGTAAAGATAGAAACAGGCATGGTGGTGGCGTGTTTCTTTTAATTTCAAGTAGCCTTGCCAGCGAAGAAGTTGTTTTTGATAATGAAACTGAATCAGTATGGTGCCGCGTCCAATTTCCCCAGGGAAACAACATCGTTTTTGGATCGTTTTACCGCCCACCTGACCACAACAATGAGTCTCTGATTCAACTTTCCGACATACTATCACAAATATCTCACTGCGTAATACTGGGAGGGGATTTCAATCTGCCCGATATGAAATGGGATTCCGACTGTGTAGCCCCACAAAAAAATCGAAATTGTTCTGCCTTTTCAGAACTAATGAGCGTCTATGGGCTACAACAATATGTGAACGAACCAACTCGGTTTAACGCTTTACTAGATCTTTTACTAAGCAATGACGAAAATGTTATTGTTCACACAAATGTATGTCCAGGAATTAGTGATCATAGTTGCGTTGTTGCAGAGTTAAACGTTTCTAGAATACCTGCGTGTAAGCAAACccctcgaaatgttttcatgtacgacagaggggactttaatgccattTCCGAAGAGCTGGTCTTGTATTATCCCACTTTTTTATGCATATCGGAGTCATGCGGCATGGATGAATTGTGGCAAATTTTCCGTGACAAGGTTACAGAGCTAGTGAATATGTACGTACCTCAGAGGTGTCTAAGATGCAGAAAGAGGCACAAACCCTGGTTCAACTCTGAGATACGCAAACTTGTTAGAAAAGCAGCGAATGCCCATAAAAGGTTTCTTAAAAAGAGAACAGCACTAAATAAAACAAAGCTCAAAAGTGTAAACAAAGAGCTTAAGTTAAAACTAAAACAGGCAAagcgtgtcttctttgacaagctAAACACAGACTTGAAGTGTAATCCAAAATTCTTTTGGAAGTATGTCAAGAGCAACAGAAAAGATGATACAGCTATCCCTGACCTTTTAACCCAGGAAAAAACTATAACGGATGACTTGGAGAAAGCTGAAGCatttaacgcctattttcagtcagtgttttcaaaaagaactgaacactctccaatgctaccttcaaaaaatattGGTAATGAAATGGCGGAAATTGAAATTGATTACGCTGGTTTGGATAGTCTGCTGCGTACTCTGGACACCTCTAAGGCTACAGGGCCTGACGGTATATCATCTCATGTACTTAAAAAGTGTCACGTTATTATTgcacaatatttatgcataatGTACAAGTTGTCTCTAGACACCGGCGTTATTCCAAGGGATTGGAAAACAGCCAATGTGGTTCCTGTGCACAAGGCAGGAAGCAAAAAACATGtacaaaattatcgtcccatatcattaatttcaacctgttgcaaattattagaacacgTTATTTATAGCGCATTGTTCAAATATCTCGAATCTACTCATTTCTTTGCCCGCTCCCAGCATGGATTTCGGCAGGGTCGTTCATGCGTCACACAACTAACTGAATTTCAGCATGACGTACTGACTGCGCTTGACCGTAACAACATTGTTGATGCATTATTTCTCGACTTTCGCAAGGCATTTGATACGGTCCCACATAATCTGTTAGATATTAAACTGGCTTCACTGAATATTAATGCTAAGCTGCAAACCTGGCTACGGAATTACTTAAGTGGTCGTAAACAGTGTGTTGTTTTAAATTCTAAAACGTCTTCATATGTAAACGTGActtcaggcgtgccacaaggtagcGTTCTAGGTCCGCTGTTATTTTTGGTTTATGTAAATGATATAGCATATAACATAAAATCTTGCATAAAATTATTCGCAgacgattgtgtcatctaccgtcACATTACTTCAATCACAGACACTGAATTATTGCAAGATGACTTAAACACGGTAACACATTGGTGCTCCACGTGGAATATGTGCTTAAATATCTCGAAGTGCAACCACATCAGCTTTGCAAAGAACATTTCAAAAATCCAGTGCACATACAGTATTAATGGCGAGGCAGTCAAAAAAGTGCCCGAGTGTAAATATTTAGGAATTTACTTGACAGAATCATTCCATTGGAACAGACACATAGACCAAATGATCTCAAAGGCTAGTAGAATGTTGTTTTTTATTCGTAGAAACTTTCACTGTGCAACAAAAGAGGTGAAAGAAACTCTTTACTTCCTTCTTGTCAGGTCTATACTGGAATATGCTTGTGTTATCTGGGACCCGGCTCAAAAGTATCTTgcaaaaacaatagaaaaagtCCAAAACCAGGCAGCCCGTTTCGTCAGCAACAACTACGACCCATTCGCTAGTATGTCAGAAATAAAGGCCATATTAGGCTGGGAAACTCTAAAATCTAGAAGACGGAAACTTCGATTAAAACTTCTGCATAGCATATATTATAACCTAACAGGAATTAATAAGTCTGAATACCTACTAGCACCAACATATCGTTCCACAAGATGCCAACACTCACATAAAATACAAGAATACGCATACAAAACCACTACTTTTGCCAActccttctttttaaaaacaattagagACTGGAATGAACTTCCCGAAGGTATAGTGAACTTGAGTGACAACAGTGCTTTTTTCTCATCGTTGTGAAATTGTGACATAGGTACTTCTCTTTTGGTACCTGTTGTCATGTGTAATATTGTACTAaaatattctttatttttatatgttgttataattgaatttttcactatgtttgGCGTCTTATCGCAGAAATGTTTTCTATGACTTCTTATGTATACccccctgcagtaatgccactacggcgttgcaggtactatgtaaataaataaataaataaaaggtttACAGGCTGAAAATGCACCCAAACAAGTGTGCAAGCAATGAAGAAAAGCAGGAGCAAATTGTGtaaatgtttgtgtgtgtgccacAAGTTCTACTGTCTCTGCCATGAGATTGAACAAGCATATTAAGGGGCGGTACTGACATACATTTTTTAAC
The sequence above is drawn from the Rhipicephalus microplus isolate Deutch F79 chromosome 3, USDA_Rmic, whole genome shotgun sequence genome and encodes:
- the LOC142803702 gene encoding succinyl-CoA:acetate/propanoyl-CoA:succinate CoA transferase-like; protein product: MSFKSKAASLCQRFVRPGLKNAHRRGFYSYCNEPFQPLKRDPKWVKAEEAVSAIKSGDTVFIHGAAATPRGLIPAMVEHGKKSGLKNVTVCHIHTEGAAEYNHPDCHGIFRSMSFFVGANCREAINAGRADFVPIFLSEIPQVFHRGVLPVDVAMVQVTPPDIHGYCSLGTSVDCARAALTHAKYIIGQVNEHMPRTWGDGNIHISHFDALVKHNAKLPEHKPANLTDVEKQIGKNIADNLVENGATLQLGIGSIPDAVLSCLKGHKDLGIHSEMFSDGVVDLVEEGCITNNKKVIEKGKIVGSFCIGTQKLFDFMNCNAGLVMLDVSYVNNPQIICQNPKVTAINSCIEVDITGQVVSDSIGTRIYSGFGGQLDFLRGAAICQDGMGKPILAMPSVSAKGVSKICTYIKQGAGVVTTRGHVHYVVTEQGIASLFGKSIRQRAHALINIAHPDHRETLEKEAFERLKCMPSP